Proteins found in one Campylobacter concisus genomic segment:
- a CDS encoding NAD(P)H-dependent oxidoreductase produces MKTLIILAHPDIQNSVINKRLLQEALKEPQRFSVHDLTQVYADGNIDTAREQELIRAHDALVLQFPLHNFSCPPILKSWIDAVMTHGFAYGRGSDGIAGRKVALAVTAGIKKSDYCPQGRYHFSLREVLTPFELAFKYYFHADYRDFFAFYGAEETPGVDYVSSQDDLERDAREYAEFLRNLE; encoded by the coding sequence ATGAAAACTCTAATCATCTTAGCACACCCTGATATCCAAAACTCGGTCATAAACAAGCGCCTGCTACAAGAGGCTCTCAAAGAGCCGCAGCGCTTTAGCGTTCATGATTTGACGCAGGTTTACGCGGACGGCAACATAGACACCGCGCGTGAGCAAGAGCTCATCAGAGCCCACGACGCCCTCGTTTTGCAATTTCCGCTTCACAACTTCTCCTGCCCTCCGATTTTAAAATCATGGATCGACGCGGTGATGACGCATGGTTTTGCCTACGGACGCGGCTCGGATGGTATAGCAGGGCGCAAGGTGGCGCTAGCCGTGACCGCAGGCATCAAAAAGAGCGACTACTGCCCGCAAGGACGCTATCATTTTAGCTTGCGCGAGGTTCTTACGCCGTTTGAGCTTGCGTTTAAATACTATTTTCACGCCGATTACCGCGACTTTTTTGCATTTTACGGCGCCGAGGAGACTCCGGGCGTGGACTACGTATCAAGCCAGGACGATTTGGAGCGCGACGCTAGAGAATACGCGGAGTTTTTGAGAAATTTGGAGTAA
- a CDS encoding CTP synthase, with amino-acid sequence MTKETKYIFITGGVLSSLGKGIAAASIATLLKNSGLKVSVLKADPYINVDPGTMSPLEHGEVFVTDDGAETDLDLGHYERFLDESLSQDNNFTTGRVYSSVIEKERRGDYLGKTIQVIPHIVGEIVDRIKKAGEGKDVLIVEIGGTVGDIEGLPFLEAIRALRVEVGKKRALNIHLTLVPFIKVAGELKTKPTQHSVGELRRIGITPDIIICRSEMPLNRELKDKIAASCGVEKNCVIESLDSASIYQIPLSFLKQDILTPIAENLGFNELKPDMAKWDSLVKRIIAPTNETTIAFVGKYIDLKESYKSLTEGIIHAGANLDARVNLRWIDSEKIEENNVNELLKDVDGILVAGGFGERGVLGKMQAIKFARENKIPYLGICLGMQLALIEFARDVLGLEDANSMEFDKECKNPIIYLIDSFIDAHGKKQIRTHTSPLGGTMRLGAYNCEIKPKTLLAEIYGNAKSVKERHRHRYEANPKYKEIFEKNGLLVSGESDGLIEAIELKGHPWFVGVQCHPEFTSRLTKPNPVILGFIKASLENVKS; translated from the coding sequence ATGACAAAAGAGACGAAGTACATTTTTATCACGGGTGGTGTTTTAAGCTCACTTGGAAAAGGCATTGCAGCTGCGTCTATAGCGACTCTTTTAAAAAATTCCGGACTAAAAGTAAGTGTTTTAAAAGCTGACCCATATATCAACGTAGATCCAGGCACTATGAGCCCGTTAGAACACGGCGAAGTCTTTGTCACAGACGATGGTGCAGAGACAGATTTGGATTTGGGGCATTATGAGAGATTTTTAGATGAGAGCCTAAGTCAAGATAATAACTTCACAACGGGTAGAGTTTATAGCTCTGTTATAGAAAAAGAGCGAAGAGGCGATTACCTTGGAAAGACTATACAAGTGATCCCTCACATCGTTGGCGAGATAGTTGATCGCATCAAAAAAGCAGGCGAAGGTAAAGACGTGCTCATAGTTGAGATCGGCGGAACCGTTGGCGACATCGAGGGATTACCATTTTTAGAGGCGATAAGAGCGCTAAGGGTGGAAGTTGGCAAAAAAAGAGCGCTAAATATCCACCTAACGCTTGTGCCATTTATCAAAGTAGCTGGCGAGCTAAAGACAAAGCCAACCCAGCATAGCGTAGGTGAGTTAAGACGTATAGGCATAACACCAGATATCATCATCTGCAGATCTGAAATGCCACTAAACCGCGAGCTAAAAGATAAGATCGCAGCAAGCTGTGGTGTTGAGAAAAATTGTGTCATAGAGAGCTTAGACAGCGCAAGTATCTATCAAATTCCGCTTTCATTTTTAAAGCAAGATATATTAACGCCGATAGCAGAAAATTTAGGCTTTAATGAGCTAAAACCAGACATGGCAAAGTGGGATAGCCTAGTAAAAAGGATAATCGCTCCAACAAATGAAACTACAATAGCATTTGTGGGTAAATATATCGACCTAAAAGAGAGCTACAAGAGCCTAACTGAGGGCATCATTCACGCTGGAGCAAATTTAGACGCTAGGGTAAATTTACGCTGGATAGATAGCGAAAAGATAGAAGAGAACAATGTAAATGAGCTTTTAAAAGACGTTGATGGTATCTTAGTCGCTGGTGGCTTTGGTGAAAGGGGCGTTTTAGGCAAGATGCAAGCTATAAAATTTGCTCGTGAAAATAAGATCCCTTATCTTGGAATTTGCCTTGGCATGCAGCTAGCACTCATTGAGTTTGCAAGGGATGTTTTAGGCTTAGAAGATGCAAATTCTATGGAATTTGACAAAGAGTGTAAAAACCCTATCATCTATCTAATCGATAGCTTTATCGACGCTCATGGCAAAAAACAGATAAGAACGCACACAAGCCCACTTGGCGGCACGATGAGGCTTGGAGCATATAACTGTGAGATAAAACCAAAGACACTTCTAGCTGAAATTTATGGCAATGCAAAGAGTGTAAAAGAGCGTCACCGCCACCGCTACGAGGCAAATCCAAAATATAAAGAAATTTTTGAGAAAAATGGTCTTTTGGTAAGCGGTGAGAGCGATGGACTTATAGAGGCTATCGAGCTAAAAGGCCATCCGTGGTTTGTGGGCGTGCAGTGTCATCCTGAATTTACTAGCCGTCTAACTAAGCCAAATCCTGTGATATTAGGCTTTATAAAGGCAAGTTTAGAAAACGTTAAATCTTAA
- a CDS encoding DUF4492 domain-containing protein, with amino-acid sequence MIKNYLNIIASLYIEGFKNMKIGKKLWLLIIIKLIIMFGILKAFIFNETLNTKFQTDEEKSEFVIRNLIKE; translated from the coding sequence ATGATAAAAAACTACTTAAACATCATTGCCTCTTTATATATAGAGGGCTTTAAAAACATGAAAATAGGCAAAAAATTATGGCTTCTCATAATAATAAAGCTTATCATCATGTTTGGAATTTTAAAAGCCTTTATCTTTAACGAGACTCTAAATACCAAATTTCAAACCGACGAAGAAAAAAGCGAATTTGTAATTCGTAATTTAATAAAGGAATAA
- a CDS encoding cytochrome ubiquinol oxidase subunit I, with product MSEMDFVDWSRAQFALTAIYHFLFVPLTLGLSFIIAIMETIYVKTGDKVWLEITKFWLKLFGINFAIGVATGIIMEFEFGTNWANYSWFVGDIFGAPLAIEGLLAFFMESTFFAIMFFGWEKVSKKFHLLSTWLVAIGSNLSALWILIANGWMQYPIGMKFNPDTARMEMENFFEVALNPLGISKFLHTVTSGYTISAIFVIGISAWFLIKKRHILLAKKSIVVASAFGLITSAFLLLSGDESAYFVAQKQPMKLAAMEGLYKGEKNADLVAAGILNLAKKLGDESEPFLLEIKVPYALGIMANRELDSFTPGINDLLYGNSEHNLISVEEKMAKGKVAIEALKNYKEAKKANDESLMKSSLSNLESNLNFLGYGYLKDAKDAVPPVALTFYSFHIMVALGTYFIALFAITLYLNLSRKYKFENIRAFLWICLFTIPLGYIAAEAGWIVAEVGRQPWVIQDLMTVGVGATNLADSNIKISFILFAVLFTVLLIAEIKIMLKQIKIGFNDHA from the coding sequence ATGTCTGAGATGGATTTTGTTGATTGGTCTAGGGCTCAGTTTGCGCTGACTGCCATTTACCACTTTTTGTTTGTCCCACTTACTTTGGGGCTAAGTTTTATCATCGCCATTATGGAGACGATATATGTCAAAACTGGCGATAAAGTCTGGCTTGAGATAACGAAATTTTGGCTAAAGCTCTTTGGTATAAATTTCGCTATCGGTGTGGCTACTGGCATCATCATGGAGTTTGAGTTTGGTACAAACTGGGCGAATTACAGCTGGTTTGTCGGCGATATATTTGGCGCTCCTCTTGCGATTGAAGGCTTGCTCGCATTTTTTATGGAGAGTACATTTTTTGCCATTATGTTTTTTGGCTGGGAAAAGGTTAGTAAGAAATTTCACCTACTTTCAACTTGGCTTGTCGCGATCGGTTCAAATTTAAGTGCGCTTTGGATCTTGATCGCAAATGGCTGGATGCAGTATCCAATAGGCATGAAATTTAACCCAGATACCGCCAGAATGGAGATGGAGAATTTCTTTGAAGTCGCGCTAAATCCTCTTGGTATTAGCAAATTTTTACACACAGTAACTAGCGGCTACACCATCTCAGCTATCTTTGTGATAGGAATTTCTGCTTGGTTTTTGATAAAAAAACGCCACATCTTGCTAGCTAAAAAAAGTATCGTCGTTGCTAGCGCATTTGGCCTTATCACATCGGCATTTTTGCTACTTAGCGGCGATGAGAGCGCATATTTTGTAGCTCAAAAGCAGCCTATGAAGCTAGCAGCCATGGAGGGACTTTATAAGGGCGAGAAAAATGCTGATCTAGTTGCTGCTGGTATTTTAAACCTAGCTAAAAAGCTTGGCGACGAGAGCGAGCCATTTTTACTTGAGATAAAGGTGCCTTATGCACTTGGCATCATGGCAAACAGAGAGCTTGACTCATTTACACCAGGTATAAATGACCTACTTTATGGCAATAGCGAACATAATCTAATAAGCGTCGAAGAGAAGATGGCAAAGGGCAAAGTAGCTATCGAAGCTCTTAAAAACTACAAAGAGGCTAAAAAAGCAAATGACGAGAGCTTGATGAAAAGCTCACTTTCAAATTTAGAGAGCAACCTAAATTTCTTAGGATATGGCTATCTTAAGGACGCAAAAGACGCTGTGCCGCCAGTTGCACTTACATTTTATAGCTTTCACATCATGGTCGCACTTGGCACTTATTTCATAGCTCTTTTTGCTATTACGCTCTATCTAAATCTTTCAAGAAAATATAAATTTGAAAACATAAGAGCGTTTTTGTGGATCTGCCTCTTTACCATACCGCTTGGCTACATCGCAGCTGAAGCTGGCTGGATAGTAGCAGAGGTCGGTCGTCAGCCATGGGTGATACAAGATCTCATGACCGTTGGCGTTGGAGCTACGAATTTAGCAGACTCAAATATCAAAATTTCATTTATATTATTTGCTGTTTTATTTACGGTCTTGCTGATAGCCGAGATCAAGATCATGCTTAAGCAAATAAAGATAGGATTTAACGACCATGCATAG
- a CDS encoding cytochrome d ubiquinol oxidase subunit II gives MHSLGLENLQIYWWFIVSLLGGLLVFMMFVQGGQSLIFSLGKDELKKDMLINSIGRKWELTFTTLVMFGGACFAAFPLFYATSFGGAYWVWLAILFCFIIQAVSYEYRKKPDNFLGARTYEIFLFINGSLGVILIGMAVSTFFSGSDFVLNEHNFVDWKTPFRGLEALANPYLYLLGIAMFFLSRVGGCLYLINNIADGEFIQNARKQLLINTVLFLPFFLGFLAWVLTKDGFAYDANGVVSLMPYKYAINLIEMPIVGILLLVGVVLVLVGIFQGVFTKSIRGIFAYGVGVTLAVTALFLITGLNGTAFYPSFSDLASSLTIKNASSSHYTLGVMAYVSLLVPVVLAYIIVVWRAIDSKKITQDEIKNDHHAY, from the coding sequence ATGCATAGTTTAGGTTTAGAAAATTTACAAATTTATTGGTGGTTTATAGTTAGCCTTCTTGGCGGACTTTTGGTCTTTATGATGTTTGTTCAGGGCGGCCAGTCGCTCATCTTTAGCCTTGGCAAGGATGAGCTTAAAAAAGATATGCTCATAAATTCTATCGGTAGAAAATGGGAGCTTACATTTACAACGCTTGTTATGTTTGGAGGCGCGTGCTTTGCGGCGTTCCCGCTATTTTACGCTACTAGCTTTGGTGGTGCCTACTGGGTTTGGCTGGCTATTTTATTTTGCTTTATCATCCAAGCTGTAAGCTACGAGTACCGCAAAAAGCCTGATAACTTCTTAGGCGCTAGAACTTATGAAATTTTCCTTTTCATAAATGGCTCACTTGGCGTTATCCTTATTGGCATGGCGGTTAGTACATTTTTTAGCGGAAGCGACTTTGTGCTAAATGAGCATAACTTTGTCGATTGGAAGACTCCTTTTCGCGGTCTTGAAGCTTTGGCAAATCCTTACTTGTATTTGCTTGGTATAGCGATGTTTTTCTTATCTCGCGTAGGCGGCTGCTTATATCTTATAAACAACATCGCTGATGGCGAATTTATACAAAACGCTAGAAAACAGCTACTTATCAACACCGTGCTATTCTTGCCATTTTTCTTAGGCTTTCTTGCTTGGGTGCTTACAAAAGATGGCTTTGCATACGACGCAAATGGCGTAGTTAGCCTTATGCCTTACAAATATGCTATAAATTTGATCGAGATGCCTATCGTCGGTATATTGCTTCTTGTTGGCGTTGTTTTGGTACTTGTTGGAATTTTCCAAGGAGTATTTACAAAAAGTATTCGTGGAATTTTTGCTTACGGCGTTGGCGTTACGCTAGCTGTAACTGCGCTATTTTTGATAACAGGCCTAAATGGCACTGCATTTTATCCGTCATTTAGCGACCTTGCTAGCTCGCTAACTATCAAAAATGCAAGCTCAAGCCACTACACACTTGGCGTTATGGCATATGTTAGCTTGCTAGTACCAGTAGTGCTTGCTTATATCATCGTCGTCTGGAGAGCGATAGATAGCAAGAAGATCACGCAAGACGAGATCAAAAACGATCATCACGCATACTAA
- a CDS encoding aryl-sulfate sulfotransferase — protein MSKNFLGSVALAAVLVSGLSIGITPLEAGVLAHHVKVQGELGSVFINPYDVSPLTAIIDRAGKDIKDIHVKVKGKPDGGIDIDYNVSEHALLTHDGVPIWGLYPDYLNEVIVSYTFNGAKKVETYKIYAQPIVTYSRDFRFSHMQKTRVKKVDPAFKNRLYLINNTITSVYKPLDWKNGGAASWNDFTENYIVDTKGEVRWYLDYQKFYDRSERRVMDGGMMMGFHQLKNGDISFGMAQRYLRYDLMGKEIYNRPLPRGYIDLSHEVMPLKDDHALLRVGKYNYHHKDGKISHTIRDHIIEVDNTGKVVEEWDLNEIFGNNVYRSNLIKALDARAVCLNIDMNAKEIKISDDQPFGDITSTGTGRNWAHVNSISYDESDDSIILSLRHQGIVKIGRDKKVKWILASPEGWSEEFKAKVLTPVDSKGNKIKCENSKCEGEFDWSWTQHTAWLTPRYDNKGSIKHLSVFDNGDARGMEQPAFKEDKYSRAVEYKIDEKKGTVEQTWQFGKERGFDFYSAVTSNVEWQKDKNTYFISSSNVNLLRPDKTIKMVLVEIDPKTNEIKFEMDVDSASRDDVAYRAMVIDPEVFSY, from the coding sequence ATGAGCAAGAATTTCTTAGGTTCTGTTGCCCTTGCGGCTGTTTTGGTTAGTGGTCTTAGTATAGGCATCACTCCACTAGAGGCTGGAGTCCTGGCTCATCACGTAAAGGTTCAAGGCGAGCTTGGATCAGTCTTTATAAACCCTTACGACGTATCGCCTCTAACTGCTATCATTGATAGAGCTGGCAAAGACATCAAAGATATCCACGTCAAAGTAAAAGGCAAGCCAGATGGCGGTATCGACATCGACTACAACGTCTCAGAGCATGCCCTGCTTACGCATGATGGTGTGCCTATTTGGGGACTTTACCCTGACTATCTAAACGAGGTCATCGTTAGCTACACGTTTAACGGAGCTAAAAAGGTAGAAACATATAAAATTTACGCCCAACCTATCGTCACATATAGCCGTGATTTTAGGTTCTCACACATGCAAAAGACTCGCGTCAAAAAGGTCGATCCTGCCTTTAAAAACAGGCTCTATCTCATAAATAATACAATTACAAGCGTCTATAAACCGCTTGATTGGAAAAATGGCGGAGCTGCTAGCTGGAACGACTTTACCGAAAACTACATCGTAGATACCAAAGGCGAGGTTAGATGGTACCTTGACTATCAGAAATTTTACGACCGAAGCGAGCGCAGAGTGATGGATGGAGGCATGATGATGGGCTTTCATCAACTCAAAAACGGCGATATCAGCTTTGGCATGGCTCAAAGATATCTAAGATATGACCTTATGGGAAAAGAAATTTATAACCGCCCGCTTCCAAGAGGCTACATCGATCTAAGCCATGAAGTTATGCCATTAAAGGATGATCACGCACTTCTTAGGGTTGGCAAATACAACTACCACCACAAAGATGGCAAAATTTCTCACACTATAAGAGATCACATCATCGAGGTCGATAACACTGGTAAAGTGGTCGAAGAGTGGGATCTAAATGAAATTTTTGGCAACAACGTCTACCGCAGCAATCTCATAAAAGCGCTTGATGCAAGAGCTGTTTGCCTAAATATCGATATGAACGCAAAAGAGATAAAGATAAGCGACGATCAGCCATTTGGTGACATCACCTCTACTGGCACAGGCAGAAACTGGGCTCACGTAAACTCTATCTCATATGATGAGAGCGACGATAGTATTATCCTCTCACTTCGCCACCAAGGTATCGTTAAAATCGGCCGCGATAAAAAAGTAAAATGGATACTAGCTTCGCCTGAGGGTTGGAGTGAAGAATTTAAAGCCAAAGTACTAACTCCAGTCGATAGCAAAGGCAATAAGATAAAATGCGAAAACTCAAAATGCGAGGGCGAATTTGACTGGTCATGGACTCAGCACACTGCATGGCTAACGCCAAGATACGACAACAAAGGCAGCATAAAACACCTAAGCGTCTTTGACAATGGCGATGCAAGAGGCATGGAGCAGCCAGCCTTTAAAGAGGATAAATACTCTCGTGCGGTTGAGTACAAGATAGATGAGAAAAAGGGCACGGTTGAACAAACTTGGCAGTTTGGTAAGGAGCGTGGCTTTGACTTTTATAGTGCAGTTACTAGCAACGTCGAGTGGCAAAAGGATAAAAATACCTACTTCATCTCAAGCTCAAATGTAAATTTACTCCGTCCTGACAAGACTATCAAAATGGTCTTAGTTGAGATCGATCCAAAGACAAATGAGATCAAATTTGAGATGGACGTGGACTCTGCTTCAAGAGATGATGTCGCTTATAGGGCGATGGTTATTGATCCGGAGGTATTTAGTTATTAG
- the ilvD gene encoding dihydroxy-acid dehydratase, which translates to MRSDIIKKGYTRAPHRSLLRATGLKDEDFAKPFIGVANSFIEIIPGHFFLNKYAQILKDEIRKNGCIPFEFNCIGVDDGIAMGHGGMLYSLPSREIIANSIETVMNAHALDALVCMPNCDKIVPGMVMGALRVNVPTVFVSGGPMKKGYTKDGKPIDLATAFEAVGKFETKEIDEAELKDIECNACPSGGSCSGMFTANSMNTLCEAMGIALPGNGTILALTPEREELIRQAARRICEIALDEKFQIRNILNEKAIRNALVVDMAMGGSSNTVLHMLAISREAGVNLDIKELNKISQNIAHIAKISPSLPNVHMEDIGRAGGMNAVIKEISRRDNGMLNLDNLTVSGETLGERVKVSDIKDESIIHKVENAYSQVGGLAILFGNLAEQGCVIKTAGIVGERKFSGKAVCFNSQDEAIAGISSGKVDKGDVVVIRYEGPRGGPGMQEMLSPTSLIMGRGLGADVALITDGRFSGATRGLSIGHVSPEAAEGGMIGLLQDGDIIDIDVDKYEINVRLSEAEIEKRRAEFKPVDKPLTSRWLRQYQKLVTNASNGAVLEA; encoded by the coding sequence TTGAGAAGCGACATAATCAAAAAAGGCTACACAAGAGCCCCACACCGCTCACTTTTACGTGCGACTGGGCTAAAAGACGAGGACTTTGCTAAGCCATTTATCGGCGTTGCAAACAGCTTTATAGAGATCATCCCTGGGCACTTTTTCTTAAACAAATACGCTCAAATTTTAAAAGATGAAATTCGCAAAAATGGCTGTATTCCATTTGAGTTTAACTGCATCGGCGTGGATGACGGCATAGCGATGGGGCATGGCGGCATGCTATATAGCTTGCCTAGCCGCGAGATCATCGCAAACTCGATAGAAACCGTGATGAACGCTCATGCACTTGACGCACTTGTTTGTATGCCAAACTGCGACAAGATCGTCCCTGGCATGGTTATGGGTGCTTTAAGAGTAAATGTACCGACCGTGTTTGTAAGCGGTGGCCCTATGAAAAAAGGCTACACAAAAGATGGCAAGCCAATTGACCTTGCGACTGCATTTGAGGCGGTTGGTAAATTTGAGACCAAAGAGATAGACGAGGCCGAGCTAAAAGATATCGAGTGCAACGCATGTCCAAGTGGTGGCAGCTGTAGCGGTATGTTTACGGCAAATTCTATGAACACACTTTGTGAAGCGATGGGCATAGCACTCCCTGGCAACGGCACTATCCTAGCGCTAACCCCAGAGCGTGAGGAGCTTATTAGACAGGCTGCTCGCAGGATCTGTGAGATCGCACTTGATGAGAAATTTCAGATAAGAAACATACTAAATGAAAAGGCGATCCGCAACGCACTTGTCGTTGATATGGCGATGGGTGGCAGTAGTAACACCGTCCTTCACATGCTAGCTATCTCAAGAGAGGCTGGCGTAAATTTAGACATCAAAGAGCTAAATAAGATCAGCCAAAATATCGCTCACATCGCTAAGATTAGCCCAAGCTTACCAAATGTACACATGGAGGACATCGGCAGAGCTGGTGGTATGAATGCAGTGATAAAAGAAATTTCACGCAGAGATAATGGCATGCTAAATTTAGACAATCTCACAGTTAGTGGCGAAACTCTGGGAGAGCGCGTAAAGGTAAGTGACATCAAAGATGAAAGCATCATTCACAAAGTAGAAAACGCCTATTCGCAAGTTGGTGGACTTGCCATTTTGTTTGGAAATTTAGCCGAGCAAGGCTGTGTCATCAAGACAGCTGGCATCGTTGGTGAGCGTAAATTTAGCGGCAAAGCAGTCTGCTTTAACTCGCAAGATGAAGCCATAGCTGGCATCTCAAGCGGTAAAGTAGATAAAGGCGACGTCGTCGTCATCCGCTACGAAGGTCCGCGCGGAGGCCCTGGCATGCAAGAGATGCTAAGCCCTACTTCGCTCATCATGGGGCGAGGACTTGGCGCGGACGTGGCGCTCATCACAGATGGTCGCTTTAGCGGAGCAACAAGAGGTCTAAGTATCGGCCACGTGAGCCCAGAAGCGGCTGAAGGCGGCATGATAGGCTTGCTGCAAGATGGCGATATCATAGATATAGACGTCGATAAATACGAGATAAATGTTCGCCTAAGCGAGGCTGAGATCGAAAAGAGAAGAGCGGAATTTAAGCCAGTTGATAAACCGCTAACATCTCGCTGGCTAAGACAGTATCAAAAACTAGTCACAAACGCAAGCAACGGAGCGGTGCTAGAAGCATAA
- the rmuC gene encoding DNA recombination protein RmuC codes for MQQDLYFYAAIFLGVLFLIAIFVIYSFNRDKLELKRNLTQREQENFEISSNFANLSSQNSENLQLISEQKARLMSNHERIYELIGEIDSLKTKIAQKDEAEDAMERVINELKESIGTANERAKNNETNFNAALTELNQNKNALVEASERENRLKRDMAVLRNEIEAKENSLKEQEANLLKVKNELNLEFSNLANKIFEEKSANFTQNSQNSLDLLLKPLKEQISTFQERVNAVHDASVKGMSALGTQIKQISEIGISMSKEANSLATALKGSNKTLGNWGEIQLERTFEASGLVKDEHYLTQQNFKNEEGKRLIPDFIVKIPDGKHLIVDSKVSLIAYEKAITASNEEELNLALKEHIASMKNHIDSLNSKNYGEIVPDSPDFVLMFIPIEPAYIEAMKFDSSLFDYAFQKRVILVSHTTLMPILRTVANLWRIERGNEEAKNIVKSAIKIYDKVRNVAEHMNRLSNTLNTANKHFNALASSFSGRDGLVSRLENFKRLSPDEQKDIEVKEIGVNNELEKED; via the coding sequence ATGCAACAAGATTTATATTTTTATGCCGCCATATTTTTAGGAGTACTATTTTTGATTGCGATATTTGTCATCTACTCATTTAATAGAGACAAACTCGAGCTAAAAAGAAATTTGACACAAAGAGAGCAAGAAAATTTTGAAATTTCATCAAATTTTGCAAATTTATCATCTCAAAATAGTGAAAATTTGCAACTAATCAGCGAACAAAAAGCAAGGCTTATGTCAAATCACGAGCGAATATACGAGCTTATCGGTGAGATCGATTCGCTAAAGACCAAAATAGCACAAAAAGACGAAGCTGAAGATGCGATGGAGCGTGTAATAAACGAGCTTAAAGAGAGTATCGGTACAGCAAATGAACGAGCTAAAAACAATGAAACAAATTTTAATGCGGCACTAACCGAACTAAATCAAAATAAAAATGCTTTAGTTGAAGCAAGTGAGAGAGAAAATAGATTAAAACGTGATATGGCTGTCCTTAGAAATGAAATAGAAGCAAAAGAAAATAGCCTAAAAGAGCAAGAGGCAAATTTATTAAAAGTAAAAAATGAGTTAAATTTGGAATTTTCTAATCTTGCAAATAAAATATTTGAAGAAAAAAGTGCAAATTTTACACAAAATAGCCAAAATTCTTTAGATCTTTTACTAAAGCCACTAAAGGAGCAAATTTCAACCTTTCAAGAGCGCGTAAATGCAGTCCACGATGCATCAGTTAAAGGCATGAGCGCACTAGGAACGCAGATTAAGCAAATAAGTGAAATTGGTATCTCAATGTCAAAAGAGGCAAATTCACTAGCCACTGCACTAAAAGGTAGCAATAAAACACTTGGAAACTGGGGTGAAATACAGCTTGAACGCACATTTGAGGCTTCTGGGCTTGTAAAAGATGAGCATTACCTGACACAACAAAATTTCAAGAACGAAGAAGGCAAACGTCTTATTCCTGATTTTATAGTAAAGATACCAGATGGCAAACACCTAATAGTTGATTCTAAAGTCTCACTTATAGCTTACGAAAAGGCTATCACGGCCAGCAATGAGGAGGAGCTAAATTTAGCATTGAAAGAGCATATTGCTTCTATGAAAAATCACATAGATAGCTTAAATAGCAAGAATTACGGCGAGATCGTACCTGATAGCCCTGATTTCGTATTGATGTTTATACCAATTGAGCCAGCATATATCGAGGCTATGAAATTTGATAGTTCTCTTTTTGACTACGCATTTCAAAAGCGTGTAATACTAGTATCTCACACTACGCTTATGCCTATTCTTCGCACAGTGGCAAATTTGTGGCGAATAGAGCGTGGCAATGAAGAGGCCAAAAATATCGTAAAGAGTGCGATTAAAATTTATGATAAAGTCCGCAATGTGGCCGAGCATATGAATAGACTTAGCAATACACTAAATACTGCAAATAAACATTTTAACGCCCTTGCATCAAGTTTTAGTGGTAGAGATGGCCTTGTTAGTAGACTTGAAAATTTTAAACGCTTGTCCCCAGATGAGCAAAAAGATATAGAAGTAAAAGAGATCGGCGTAAATAACGAATTAGAAAAAGAGGATTAG
- a CDS encoding DUF5339 domain-containing protein, whose protein sequence is MKKSLLVLATLGFALSLNAADLTDTCKSYFSDIDKMVEAYKKAGQEQQVKIYEDQKKQSMDQLAALPKEQQDATCKQAKEMFAQVMEQMKKQGLLK, encoded by the coding sequence ATGAAAAAATCACTTTTAGTTTTAGCTACTCTTGGCTTTGCACTAAGCCTAAACGCTGCAGATCTTACAGATACTTGCAAATCATACTTCTCAGACATCGACAAAATGGTCGAAGCTTACAAAAAAGCTGGTCAAGAGCAACAAGTAAAAATTTATGAAGATCAAAAGAAGCAATCAATGGACCAACTTGCTGCACTTCCAAAAGAGCAACAAGACGCTACTTGCAAACAAGCTAAAGAGATGTTTGCTCAAGTAATGGAACAAATGAAAAAACAAGGTCTTTTAAAATAA